The candidate division KSB1 bacterium genome contains a region encoding:
- a CDS encoding HD domain-containing protein, with the protein MKQIADLMLGEHFTAFFVIRRKEIKKKKNGDPFLALDFADASGHIDAVWWDFTPDLFGSGDTDAVEVGDVVKVAGSVDEYQGVKQIRVEKIRRAKPEDQVDMSKLVPVVETDRQLLWQNFRKMIDSIANPYLLSLLRRLFDDEKLSRKFIEAPGGKLWHHNYLGGLLEHTLNIATICDRLAKIYPAVDRDLLVAAALVHDLGKIDSYTFGPHFDYTDAGRLVGHIVIGSQMVAEKINEFPEFPHELAMKLQHLILSHQGKLEQASPVEPMTREAFILYYADEIDSKLNAIDRISKDERPAGARWSKFVNLLGRYLYLGEPQKQ; encoded by the coding sequence ATGAAACAAATTGCTGACCTCATGCTCGGCGAGCATTTCACTGCGTTTTTTGTGATTCGCCGCAAGGAAATCAAAAAAAAGAAAAACGGGGATCCCTTTCTGGCGCTGGATTTTGCCGACGCCAGCGGGCACATCGACGCGGTGTGGTGGGATTTTACGCCCGATCTTTTTGGCAGCGGCGACACCGACGCGGTCGAAGTCGGCGACGTCGTCAAAGTCGCGGGAAGCGTCGATGAATATCAGGGCGTCAAACAAATCCGCGTCGAAAAAATCCGCCGCGCCAAGCCGGAAGACCAAGTTGACATGTCGAAGCTGGTGCCGGTTGTCGAAACCGACCGGCAACTGCTCTGGCAGAATTTTCGCAAAATGATCGACAGCATCGCCAATCCTTATTTGCTCTCTCTCCTGCGCCGGCTCTTTGACGACGAAAAGCTTTCCCGAAAATTTATCGAAGCCCCCGGCGGCAAGCTCTGGCATCACAATTATCTCGGCGGCTTGCTGGAGCATACGCTGAACATCGCCACCATCTGCGACCGCCTGGCGAAAATTTATCCGGCCGTTGACCGCGATCTGCTGGTGGCCGCCGCCCTCGTGCACGATCTCGGCAAAATCGACTCATACACTTTCGGCCCGCATTTCGATTACACCGACGCCGGCCGCCTCGTTGGCCACATCGTCATCGGCAGCCAGATGGTGGCCGAAAAGATCAACGAGTTTCCGGAATTTCCCCACGAACTGGCGATGAAACTCCAGCATCTGATTTTGAGCCATCAAGGCAAACTGGAGCAAGCCTCGCCGGTGGAGCCGATGACGCGCGAAGCGTTTATTCTCTATTATGCCGATGAGATCGATTCGAAGTTGAATGCAATTGATCGCATCAGCAAAGACGAGCGCCCTGCCGGCGCCAGGTGGAGCAAGTTTGTGAATTTGCTGGGGAGGTATCTGTATTTGGGGGAACCGCAGAAGCAATAA
- a CDS encoding penicillin acylase family protein, producing the protein MPKSLRIFLGVLVILLIVFGAVVVLGARLLKKSLPQTHGKASLAVLSQPVTVYRDEYGVPHIFAENEDDLWRAAGYVTAQDRLWQMDFTRRAVRGSLAEIFGEAALPGDKFLRTWGFHRLAKRLAENLSPESRRMLVAYAEGVNAFIEENTARLPLEFSILQYKPEPWQIEDSIGYIRLMAFKLCFAWFFEPVLGKVADRYGLPMAMEIFPAVLPNTPSIVADLPRGIGARLDDFTRVAVQTRAGLGMPPAVLGSNSWAVSGSRTASGKPLLANDPHLGLTLPPVWYEMHLAAGSELEVVGVTLPGLPGVVLGHNRDIAWGFTNGMVDDLDFYLEKINPANPDEYWRDGGWKKMEVIEETIPVKGRAPEVFKIRSTAHGPVVNAINEAAQNDSLAVTFRWTGFEITDEIRATYLLQRAKTWDDFRQAMRHLKSPNQNVIYADVAGNIGYYSCGLVPIRRDGKGWLPYRGWENAGDWIGMIPFEQMPHVYNPPQNFVATANNLIAGKNFPYYLSNAWEPTSRIERITELLQQPGKLDVKAFQKMQNDVVSVHARRMLPMLLKLLDEAVKPDSANGNRQILNEEEKNARLLLSTWDGDETSESVPAALFQVWTEEFLLATIKDELGDTLFKSYAAWSSLAIRALEYLAQHPESSWFDDRGTPEIETAPHITLRSYRKTLQFLRENFGEIMADWQWGKIHQLQLEHPLGKQPPLDQLFNAGPFPLGGSADTINKGEYLLASPYRVVAGPSVRRIVDLAKPEISWSVLPGGQSGQPLSAHYQDQLDLWRQGKYRTVSMSREAIAAGSKNTLVLQPKP; encoded by the coding sequence ATGCCGAAATCCCTGAGAATCTTTTTGGGCGTTCTGGTTATTTTATTGATCGTTTTCGGGGCCGTCGTGGTCTTGGGGGCGCGGTTGTTGAAAAAATCGTTGCCGCAGACACATGGAAAAGCCTCGCTGGCCGTTCTATCGCAACCCGTCACCGTTTATCGCGACGAATACGGCGTGCCGCATATTTTTGCGGAGAACGAAGATGATCTCTGGCGCGCCGCCGGCTATGTCACCGCGCAGGATCGCCTCTGGCAAATGGATTTCACGCGCCGCGCCGTACGGGGTTCGCTCGCGGAAATTTTTGGCGAAGCAGCTCTTCCCGGCGACAAGTTTTTGCGCACCTGGGGATTTCATCGCCTCGCCAAGCGCCTTGCCGAAAATCTCTCACCAGAATCGCGGCGCATGCTCGTGGCGTATGCTGAAGGCGTGAACGCCTTTATCGAAGAAAACACAGCCCGCCTGCCGCTCGAATTTAGCATCCTGCAATACAAACCCGAACCCTGGCAAATCGAAGACAGCATCGGGTATATTCGTTTGATGGCGTTCAAGCTTTGCTTCGCCTGGTTTTTTGAGCCGGTTTTGGGTAAAGTCGCCGATCGTTACGGCTTGCCGATGGCGATGGAAATTTTCCCGGCGGTCTTGCCGAACACCCCGAGCATCGTTGCTGATTTACCCAGGGGAATCGGCGCACGGTTGGATGATTTTACCCGGGTGGCAGTTCAAACCCGCGCCGGCCTTGGCATGCCGCCGGCGGTGCTCGGTAGCAATAGCTGGGCGGTCAGCGGCAGCCGCACGGCCAGCGGCAAACCGCTGCTCGCCAACGATCCGCATCTCGGTCTCACCCTGCCGCCGGTTTGGTATGAAATGCATCTCGCTGCCGGTTCGGAGCTGGAGGTGGTTGGCGTCACTCTACCGGGCCTGCCCGGCGTTGTGCTCGGCCACAATCGCGATATCGCCTGGGGATTTACCAACGGTATGGTCGATGATCTCGACTTTTATCTTGAAAAAATCAATCCCGCGAATCCCGACGAATATTGGCGCGACGGCGGCTGGAAAAAGATGGAAGTGATCGAGGAAACGATTCCGGTCAAAGGGCGCGCGCCGGAAGTTTTTAAAATTCGCTCGACCGCGCACGGGCCCGTGGTGAATGCGATCAACGAGGCGGCACAAAACGATTCGCTGGCGGTGACGTTTCGGTGGACGGGATTCGAGATCACCGACGAGATACGGGCGACGTATTTGCTGCAGCGCGCTAAAACGTGGGACGATTTTCGGCAAGCCATGCGTCATTTGAAATCGCCGAATCAGAACGTCATTTACGCCGACGTCGCCGGCAACATCGGCTACTATTCCTGCGGCCTGGTGCCGATTCGCCGCGACGGCAAGGGCTGGCTGCCCTATCGCGGCTGGGAAAATGCCGGCGATTGGATTGGCATGATTCCTTTCGAGCAGATGCCGCATGTTTACAATCCGCCGCAAAATTTTGTGGCCACCGCCAACAATTTGATTGCCGGAAAAAATTTTCCCTATTATCTTTCAAACGCCTGGGAACCCACCAGCCGCATCGAGCGCATCACGGAATTGCTCCAGCAACCCGGCAAGCTTGACGTGAAAGCTTTTCAGAAAATGCAGAACGACGTGGTTTCCGTTCATGCGCGGCGAATGCTGCCGATGCTGCTCAAATTGCTCGACGAGGCCGTAAAACCCGACAGCGCCAACGGCAACCGCCAAATCTTAAATGAGGAAGAAAAAAACGCGCGGCTGCTGTTGAGCACCTGGGATGGCGACGAAACTTCGGAAAGCGTGCCGGCGGCACTGTTTCAAGTTTGGACCGAAGAATTTTTGCTGGCGACGATCAAAGATGAATTGGGCGACACCCTGTTCAAGTCTTACGCCGCCTGGTCGAGCCTGGCGATTCGCGCGCTGGAATATTTGGCGCAGCATCCCGAATCGTCGTGGTTCGATGATCGCGGCACACCTGAAATCGAAACCGCCCCGCACATCACGCTGCGGTCTTATCGAAAAACCCTGCAATTTCTCCGCGAAAATTTTGGTGAGATCATGGCCGATTGGCAATGGGGAAAAATTCATCAACTTCAGCTCGAACACCCCTTGGGAAAGCAGCCGCCGCTCGATCAACTTTTCAACGCCGGGCCGTTTCCGCTCGGCGGCTCCGCCGATACGATCAACAAGGGGGAATATCTTTTGGCGTCGCCTTACCGCGTTGTTGCCGGCCCTTCCGTGCGCCGCATCGTTGATTTGGCCAAGCCGGAAATTTCTTGGTCCGTCCTTCCAGGCGGACAATCCGGACAGCCGCTCAGCGCGCATTATCAAGATCAGCTTGATTTGTGGCGGCAGGGGAAATATCGCACTGTTTCGATGAGCCGGGAAGCGATTGCGGCTGGCAGTAAGAACACACTCGTTTTGCAGCCGAAGCCGTAG